A part of Octopus sinensis unplaced genomic scaffold, ASM634580v1 Contig14135, whole genome shotgun sequence genomic DNA contains:
- the LOC118761494 gene encoding protein retinal degeneration B-like: protein MVIVEYRIPMPMSASQYRIGQLYMIQSTSKDSSVEIIKNEPYSDGWLKYLVPKSLYVEEEAWNAYPYTKTVYKCPFLSKFSLHIESHYLDNDLGTTENIFGLSEEEKLNSRTELVDICDRKVRDYHKEEDPLHFTSPHNQVTPLREDWLKNVDPSPGMCAYKLCRVNFDYSLIRGRAENYIQAYGGVRGLLLGVRETILRAHRQAWCWQDEYRGLTIEDIRDLEETAQKSLAERKFD from the exons ATGGTTATTGTGGAGTACCGTATTCCCATGCCAATGTCAGCCAGCCAGTACAGAATAGGACAGCTTTACATGatacaa AGCACAAGCAAAGACAGTTCAGTCGAAATAATCAAAAACGAACCCTATTCCGACG GCTGGCTCAAGTATTTGGTCCCCAAATCTCTGTATGTCGAGGAGGAGGCCTGGAATGCGTACCCCTACACTAAAACGGTCTACAAATGTCCCTTTCTGTCCAAATTTTCCCTCCATATCGAAAGCCACTACTTGGACAACGACTTGGGGACCACTGAGAATATATTTGGATTGTCTGAGGAAGAGAAACTCAACTCGAGGACCGAATTGGTGGATATTTGTGACAGAAAAGTGCGGGACTACCACAAGGAGGAGGATCCCCTCCATTTCACATCTCCACACAACCAAGTGACCCCTCTGAGAGAGGATTGGCTTAAAAACGTGGATCCCAGCCCAGGGATGTGTGCCTATAAACTATGTCGAGTCAATTTTGATTATTCGCTGATTCGTGGACGGGCAGAGAATTATATTCAGGCATATGGTGGGGTGAGGGGGTTACTGCTAGGTGTCAGGGAGACTATTCTGCGGGCACATCGACAGGCCTGGTGTTGGCAGGACGAGTATCGGGGGCTGACTATTGAGGATATTCGTGATTTGGAGGAGACTGCTCAAAAGTCGTTGGCTGAGAGGAAATTTGATTAG